A genomic region of Ensifer adhaerens contains the following coding sequences:
- a CDS encoding helix-turn-helix domain-containing protein, producing the protein MIENKKKPNPIDIHVGSRIRLRRTMLGMSQEKLGESLGITFQQIQKYEKGTNRVGASRLQNISGILNVPVSFFFEDAPGDTSGQPGMAEASSSNYVVDFLSSSEGLQLNRAFVKITDPKVRRRLVDLVKALAAEAESE; encoded by the coding sequence ATGATCGAAAACAAAAAGAAGCCGAACCCGATCGACATTCATGTCGGTAGTCGGATTCGTCTTCGCCGCACGATGCTTGGCATGAGCCAGGAGAAGCTCGGCGAAAGTCTGGGGATTACCTTTCAGCAGATTCAGAAGTACGAGAAGGGCACGAACCGGGTCGGCGCGAGCCGCTTGCAGAATATTTCGGGCATTCTGAACGTTCCGGTTTCCTTCTTCTTCGAAGATGCGCCGGGTGACACCTCCGGCCAGCCCGGCATGGCGGAAGCCTCCAGTTCCAACTACGTTGTGGATTTCCTTTCGTCTTCCGAGGGGCTGCAACTCAACCGTGCCTTCGTCAAGATCACGGATCCGAAGGTTCGTCGCCGCCTCGTCGATCTCGTCAAGGCGCTCGCTGCGGAAGCGGAAAGCGAATAG